In bacterium, the genomic window CTATGATTGGGGTTTCGACATTGGTGGTCCGATTGTAAAAGATAGACTGTTTGCATGGGGCGCCTATCGGAAAAACCAGATTGATCTCTTCACCAGATCAACCAATCCATTTACGGGTGAGTCTATAAGCGATAAGACAACCCTTACAGATTACAATTTCAAGGTCAACTTCAATCCTTCTTCCGCTCATGAATCTCAATTCGGGTACTTTTATGGAAAAAAGGAAAAACTGGGGCGCGGCTTTCTTCCGCCGAATCAATCCGAAGAAACGCTATGGCACCAGAGTGTCCCGGACACGATTCTCCCGGGTATCTGGACCGGTCAGCATACATGGATCCCGAATGATCACACAATCCTGAATGGGCGTTACGGTTATGTAGGAAATTCTTTTGACCTCGTTCCCGCGGGAGGCAACTGCGCTATCGATAAGCCATGCGACATCCCGATGATCTACCTTGCTGCAGTTCCCCGCTGGGAAGATACGTCTTTTAATGTAAATCCTATTAGCCGTCCGACCCATGATTTCAACGCGGATGTGAACTGGTTCAGAGAGAACTGGGGCGGTGGCGATCATGAATTCAAGTTTGGATTCGAATACAAAGCGTCCGAAGGTCACACATTCAGCAGCTATGGAAATGGCGCGTTGATTGTTGACTACGGTCAGACACAAGCCCGTGGTCCGTTAACTTACGGAGCCATCTATGCGCAACGCTTTCTGAATGGTACGGTAAATTACTATCGTGCCAGCGGCTATGTGACAGACACATGGCGCATGGATCGCCTGACATTGAACCTCGGCTTCCGCGTTGACAGCGCCTCCGGTGAAAACCAGCCAGCTTCTGTTCCTGCTCCTGGCGGATTCGATGTATTCATCTCCAGTGTTGACTTTGCAGGAAATGACCGCAGTGACGTTTACACAGATATCTCTCCTCGTATCGGCGCAACTTACGATGTAAGCGGTGACGGCAAAACCATCGTTCGTGGTAATTTCGCGCGCTACTACGACGGGTATTTTCCTGGATACGATCAATATGCGAATCCAACGTTCACTTATAACGGGGTCATCCTGTATTACACGAACCTGAACGGCGACCGTATCATCACGCCAAATGAGATTGCTGCCGTAATCGGTTACTACGGTGGCGCGGCACCAGGTCCATTCGATCAGGCCCAGTTCGACGCACTGAAGCGAATCGGCGACATCGAATCTGCGGTGACTGATGAGTTCGTGGTAGGGTTCGAACGGGAAGTCATTAAAGACCTTTCCGCGTATTTATCTTACACTCATCGGAACTACGATAACTTCACCCAGTCTGTACCCTTTGGTGTAACAGCTGCGGATTACGTACAGGTGGGCGTCTTCCATTTCTCACATCCTGAATTTGGAACGTTTGATATTCCTTTTAGCGATATCACTTTCCAACACGATGGCACACGTCTTCTAAAGACAATCGATGGCTATACCCAGACCTACAATGGTGTCGATTTTGGCGTGAGAAAACGCATGAGCAACAACTTTATGTTGAATGCGTTCGTAACGTTGCAGCGCCAGAAAGCCCAATATGACGGTGGAGATTCCTTCTTCGTCGTCACAGGTGATGGTATTGGCGCCAGAACCGTTTATGGTGATCCTTCGCTTGTTCCTGGCTTCTACGATGACAAGCCTTATGCATTCGTCAGCGGCGGCAGCGGTAAAACAGGCGTGTTCCCATACGCCGAATGGACTTTCCGCGCAAGCGGCATATACCAGGCTCCGTGGGATCTCAGTTTTGGCGGATTCATCCGCTATCAGCAAGGATTCCCTCAGCCTCTCTTTGGTCAGACACCAGGCGGAACAGGCCAGAACCTGATCAACTTCTATGCGGCATCACGCTTAATCCTGCTCGAACCCATTGGCGATCGTCGTTATGACAACATCTTCACGTTGGATCTGAACGTACAGAAAGTGTTCGAACTCACCGATTATGGGCGAATCACATTGGGCGTTGACGTGTTCAATGTGACCAATAACAACACCGTCATTCAGAGAGAACGACGTGTCACAGCCGGTTCCTTTAACGCACTGCAAGAGAACCTTTCGCCTCGTGCAGTTCGTCTGGGATTCAAATACAGCTACTAATACATTCGTAGGGGCGGGCCTTGTGCCTGCCCTTACAGGGCGCCCCCTACAGTGCTCATGGCTCCTGTGTTGAGAATAAAGGGCGACTCTGATCCAGGGTCGCCTTTATTTTTCAGGAACCAGCGGCGAAAAGTTAGCCGACTACATTGCAAGTTATTTCTATGCAAGACGCGGGCAGAGTCTCTGCATACTCTAGTGACGTGAACGAGATCGCAATCAAGAATTGCACCAGGAACCGGGCATTGTTCTTAAAGATGTCGGGGGCAATACTTTTTGCTCTCTTAACGATGCTTGCAGCTCAAGTACGGATTCCACTTGCATTCACTCCGATTCCAGTGACGCTTCAAACATTAATTGTGCCACTGGCCGGGGCGTTTCTGGGTGCATTCTGGGGCACTGTCTCGATGCTCTTATTGATGACCTTAGGAGTCGCAGGATTTCAAGTTCTTTCGACCGCTCCACAGGATCCAACTTTTTTTCTTAGTCCAACTTCCGGATACATTTTGGGATTTGTTGCGGCAGCTGGATTGATGGGTCGTACGCAGGATCAAAGAAAAGGACCGCTGGTAACCTTTTTCGCGTTACTTGTATCTCATCTCATGATCTTTGCCTGTGGAGTCGCGGGTCTGTTAATCAACACGAGTTGGGCCGTAAGCAAAGCGGTTAGCAAGGGTGTGGTGCCCTTTTTGCCAGGAGATGTTGTGAAGATTGGCGCTTCCTATCTAATTTTACTCTCCTATTCCAAA contains:
- a CDS encoding biotin transporter BioY yields the protein MNEIAIKNCTRNRALFLKMSGAILFALLTMLAAQVRIPLAFTPIPVTLQTLIVPLAGAFLGAFWGTVSMLLLMTLGVAGFQVLSTAPQDPTFFLSPTSGYILGFVAAAGLMGRTQDQRKGPLVTFFALLVSHLMIFACGVAGLLINTSWAVSKAVSKGVVPFLPGDVVKIGASYLILLSYSKASARWRGSE